A genomic segment from Actinomadura hallensis encodes:
- a CDS encoding class I SAM-dependent methyltransferase, whose product MGEHYFAERPGAASRRRSVDLVLPDLHLRLDTDSGVFSPDRIDPGTRILLETVPPPPPAGNLLDLGCGYGPIALTMAIRAPQATVFGVDVNQRAVTLAESNAKAAGLDNVRFCLADELDPALRFDAIWSNPPIRIGKAALHDLLLTWLPRLTPGGLAHLVVQKHLGSDSLHRWLDGQGFPTERVASRSSYRVLRVAPRTATPPAPSTAPSTEGPTTP is encoded by the coding sequence GTGGGGGAACACTACTTCGCCGAACGGCCCGGCGCCGCAAGCCGCCGCCGTTCCGTCGACCTCGTCCTGCCCGACCTGCACCTGCGCCTGGACACCGACAGCGGCGTGTTCTCCCCCGACCGCATCGACCCCGGCACCCGCATCCTCCTGGAGACCGTGCCGCCCCCGCCCCCGGCCGGCAACCTTCTCGACCTCGGCTGCGGATATGGCCCCATCGCCCTCACCATGGCGATCCGGGCGCCCCAGGCGACGGTTTTCGGTGTGGACGTGAACCAGCGGGCGGTGACGCTCGCCGAGAGCAATGCCAAAGCCGCCGGCCTTGACAATGTAAGGTTCTGCTTGGCGGACGAGCTCGACCCCGCACTCAGGTTCGACGCCATCTGGTCCAACCCCCCGATCCGCATCGGCAAGGCCGCCCTGCACGACCTCCTCCTCACCTGGCTCCCCCGCCTCACCCCCGGCGGCCTCGCCCACCTCGTCGTCCAGAAGCACCTCGGTTCCGACTCCCTCCACCGATGGCTGGACGGCCAGGGCTTCCCCACCGAGCGGGTCGCCTCCCGCTCCTCCTACCGCGTCCTCCGCGTCGCCCCGCGCACGGCAACACCCCCGGCCCCGTCCACGGCCCCGTCCACGGAAGGCCCCACGACCCCATGA
- a CDS encoding TrmH family RNA methyltransferase produces the protein MTAPGPAQGRRQLRPTDVKRLNRDWRRRTGSRLGLLVESVTQPFNIGSIVRSAAVFGVERLWLAGNATPLTHRNVAKTALGTERLVPWEHAGSAAEAADAVRKEGLRLVAVELTADAVPLHEAPLDGDVCLAVGGEDHGCSPALLAAADAVAYIPQIGRVGSLNVAVAAAIALAEARRREWSA, from the coding sequence ATGACCGCCCCCGGCCCCGCACAGGGACGCAGGCAGCTGCGCCCCACGGACGTCAAGCGACTCAACCGCGACTGGCGCCGCCGCACCGGATCCCGCCTCGGCCTCCTCGTCGAGTCGGTCACCCAGCCGTTCAACATCGGCTCCATCGTCCGCAGCGCCGCCGTCTTCGGCGTCGAGCGCCTCTGGCTCGCCGGCAACGCCACCCCCCTCACCCACCGCAACGTCGCCAAGACCGCCCTCGGCACCGAGCGGCTGGTCCCCTGGGAGCACGCCGGCTCCGCCGCCGAGGCCGCCGACGCCGTCCGCAAGGAGGGTCTGCGCCTCGTCGCCGTCGAGCTCACCGCCGACGCCGTCCCCCTGCACGAGGCGCCCCTGGACGGCGACGTCTGCCTCGCCGTCGGCGGCGAGGACCACGGCTGCTCCCCAGCCCTGCTCGCCGCGGCCGACGCCGTCGCCTACATCCCCCAGATCGGGCGCGTCGGCTCCCTCAACGTCGCCGTCGC